In the genome of Leucobacter luti, one region contains:
- a CDS encoding Fe-S oxidoreductase, with protein sequence MSAGPRALPLARLGYWYATGVGFLWGLIWSTGPIERHDGLWVFRGMPKWTFGRGGSCVGSCYLTDQNAGPAVLRHECVHREQWRRYGLAMPLLYALAGRDPLRNRFEVEAGLRDGGYLRGPVPRTAAAHTDRPPHQAPPTLGA encoded by the coding sequence ATGAGCGCTGGGCCCCGAGCCCTGCCGCTGGCGCGGCTCGGCTACTGGTACGCCACCGGTGTCGGGTTCCTCTGGGGACTCATTTGGAGCACCGGGCCCATTGAGCGTCACGACGGCCTATGGGTGTTCCGAGGCATGCCCAAGTGGACCTTCGGACGGGGCGGCAGCTGCGTCGGCTCTTGCTACCTCACTGATCAGAACGCCGGCCCTGCGGTGCTCCGGCACGAGTGCGTGCACCGCGAGCAGTGGCGCCGGTACGGGCTCGCAATGCCGCTGCTGTACGCGCTCGCAGGGAGGGATCCCCTGCGCAACCGTTTTGAGGTCGAGGCGGGACTGCGTGATGGCGGCTACCTCCGCGGTCCGGTGCCGCGCACCGCAGCGGCGCACACCGATCGCCCGCCACATCAGGCTCCCCCTACACTGGGCGCATGA
- a CDS encoding alpha/beta fold hydrolase: MSSDPEFRFLASDAARVARSAPVPEVTRVSVPVGDGRTMSGLSFTPSEPPRMVVLHGAGLNAHSFDPLLLALDVPALSLDLPGHGRSDWRADADYRPDHLADDVVTALETLASEPVLLLGHSLGGLTAALVAAAKPELVRALVIIDITPGVSPQGDTGAIAEFISGKRDFATIDEIVERALEFGIGSNRDALTRGVSLNTRRRPDGRWEWTHHFAHLNGLSPSDDPHPYAQLWASLQTLEVPLKLIRASDGIVSDELASEWAEQLPSSTISVVAGPHNLHEAAPVALAEAIRPLRP; this comes from the coding sequence ATGAGTAGCGACCCAGAGTTCAGATTCCTCGCGAGCGATGCCGCCCGGGTCGCTCGCAGCGCTCCCGTGCCGGAGGTGACGCGAGTCTCAGTGCCGGTCGGCGACGGCCGCACGATGAGCGGACTCTCCTTCACCCCCAGCGAGCCGCCCCGCATGGTGGTCCTCCACGGAGCTGGCCTCAACGCGCACAGCTTCGACCCCCTGCTACTCGCCCTCGATGTGCCTGCGCTCTCCCTCGATCTGCCCGGTCACGGACGCAGCGATTGGCGCGCGGACGCCGACTATCGGCCCGATCACCTCGCTGATGATGTGGTGACCGCCCTTGAGACGCTCGCGTCCGAGCCGGTCCTGTTGCTGGGCCACTCTCTGGGCGGCCTCACCGCGGCGCTCGTCGCTGCGGCGAAGCCAGAGCTGGTGCGCGCCCTCGTGATCATCGATATCACGCCTGGGGTTTCGCCACAGGGTGACACCGGCGCGATCGCAGAGTTCATCTCAGGCAAGCGGGACTTCGCAACGATCGACGAGATCGTGGAGCGCGCCCTGGAGTTCGGGATCGGCTCGAACCGCGATGCTCTCACCCGAGGCGTCTCGCTCAACACGCGTCGCCGCCCTGACGGACGCTGGGAGTGGACCCATCATTTCGCGCACCTGAACGGGCTGTCGCCGAGCGACGATCCGCATCCCTACGCGCAGCTCTGGGCCTCGCTCCAGACACTCGAAGTCCCGCTGAAACTGATCCGCGCAAGCGACGGGATCGTGAGCGATGAGCTGGCATCCGAGTGGGCCGAGCAACTGCCCTCCAGCACGATCAGCGTCGTGGCTGGTCCGCACAACTTACATGAGGCTGCGCCGGTCGCCCTCGCCGAGGCGATCCGACCGCTGCGTCCATAA